The DNA region TTAGGTATTAAATATTTACGACGAAAAGGAAGAGTTTTATCCAAAACGTCAAGATACAAACTATTTCCATAATAACTAGGAGCACTTGAAAATATGTTGAACTGAGACAAAAAACGTTCATAACGAACTTCCTCGTCCGATTCTCTTATGACTTTATAACTTACGGCCTCGCCTAGAACAGAGGCGACCTTTCCGCCACTTTTCATAAGAACCGAATCTATCTCATCGGACCTGCCGTGAACGGAAGAAATTTCACCAATTAAATCTTCCGCGATCTCCGCATCTCCGACAGTCTCGGTCATTCTCAATATGGCGGCCTGGCGAGCCCATTGAATAACCGTCTCTTTTTCCTGAAGAGCGGAGACCGTTTCCTCAAAAAAAGAAGCCACTATCTGAGGAGGATGAACCCCTACTATTCCTACATACTCGACAGAAAGACCCAGATTCATCGAATCCGATATCACTTTAAGCTCCTCGAGGATTTTCTGGGCTGCCTCCCTACGTCCCTTTCCTATGATGGTATCGACATCGTACTTGACGAACGTTCTAGAGGTCGTTCGTTCAGCTTTCTTTCTAAAAAGCTCGATTCCATCCTCTCCCGAATTCAAAAAAGCCAAGGGCTTTACGATTCTAAACTCTACAAAGACGTCCGCTCCGACCAGGGAGACCGATGGAACCCTTTCTCCCATAACGACATCGGCGATATCGGCGGGAGGAGAGACCGGCAGATAGCTTTCCGACCTCAATCCATGTTCGTTTGTCCATAATATAGGAACTCCTTTGACGTATATGTTACCGTCTATCGAAGTGGGACTATGAGACCCTACATGTATCCGTCTCACTCTACCGATATCGATAAGGACGGTTCGATCTATAGGCCAGGGATATTTGAGATGAATTCCTTGAGAAAGCTCCGATACAGGTCGCCCCCAACGTAAAAGGACTGCTCTATACCCCGAAGGTACTATTTCCAAGGAGGAAAGTCCGAGAAGCAAGAGACAGACGAAGAAGGCCCCTATAGGTAAAAAACGCCATATCATTCGAAGAAACCAGCTTTTGGAGGGATCTACTCCAAACTGATAGAGGAAGAATTCCCTTACGGTTTTTTTTAAGGAAGAAGATCTGCTCAAAAGATATAATATGCGTGATTCATGTGTCCAACGGGTAACATTGTCCTCAACAGGACGATACCATTCGAGAACCAACGAAAAAAGCAATTCCAAGGCCACCGCCAAATTAAACGAAAGGAGAACCCGCCCAAGAAGCTTAGAGATATCGTACCTGCCAAAATGACATAGTATAACTTGAGCAACCATTAACGTTCCCACGATGAAACTTCCTCTTAGATAGCCTAAACAAGGAATCAGGGGGCTATCCTTACCTACGAGATCCTCCATATAGGATTTAGCAAACCACGAGATTACGGGGATAGCCATCACTAAAGGCAAAACTGTTCCTATAGATAAACCATGGGTAAAACCTCGTCTCGATGCGTTGAAGACATGAGAGAGAGAACCTAAAACCAACACCGCTACGATGAGGCCCGCCACGGAGAAACGCCACTCCTCGGAGAAAAGAGATGGATCTTTTCCCGACGACTCCGAAAACAATAGAGCACCCCAAGGGACAAGAGATGCCCATAGAAAAACAAGGCCGAAAGACCCTATTTC from Dethiosulfovibrio faecalis includes:
- a CDS encoding SPFH domain-containing protein, with the protein product MAIPVISWFAKSYMEDLVGKDSPLIPCLGYLRGSFIVGTLMVAQVILCHFGRYDISKLLGRVLLSFNLAVALELLFSLVLEWYRPVEDNVTRWTHESRILYLLSRSSSLKKTVREFFLYQFGVDPSKSWFLRMIWRFLPIGAFFVCLLLLGLSSLEIVPSGYRAVLLRWGRPVSELSQGIHLKYPWPIDRTVLIDIGRVRRIHVGSHSPTSIDGNIYVKGVPILWTNEHGLRSESYLPVSPPADIADVVMGERVPSVSLVGADVFVEFRIVKPLAFLNSGEDGIELFRKKAERTTSRTFVKYDVDTIIGKGRREAAQKILEELKVISDSMNLGLSVEYVGIVGVHPPQIVASFFEETVSALQEKETVIQWARQAAILRMTETVGDAEIAEDLIGEISSVHGRSDEIDSVLMKSGGKVASVLGEAVSYKVIRESDEEVRYERFLSQFNIFSSAPSYYGNSLYLDVLDKTLPFRRKYLIPKDRDDMMFGLSGYSGPGKMDHRVSC